CTACTACCTGCGGAACATCAGGATTTACCGTAACATCGTCGGCCTGATCGCCTCGCGGGGTGAGCGCATTCTCGTGGTGTACGGCTATGGTCACCTCGGTTGGCTTCGGGAGATCGCGCACCAGGACCAGACGGTGCGTCTCAGAACGCTCAACGAGTTCGCGCGCTAGCACGCGTGCGCCGAGCAGCCGTCCAATAGGCGTAGCGCGGAACGCGGCCGGTTTCTGAGGCGAGCCGGCTGCGCGCGGCAGCGTGACTCAGAACTCGTCGATGCGCGAGTGCGGCCCAACACCTGAGACACGCGGCCCGCGGCCGCAGAACCGACCGCATACTGGTGGCGAATTCCCCCAAGCATTGAACCTGCGAGGGAGCCGCCCCGATCTCTCCGAACGGGCGGCACCGGCTCCTCTTAGGGCCGCCGAAAGCTCCCCCCGGTACGACGGCTATTACGGCCGACTACGAGCCGGCGCCCGCGCTTGACAAAGCATAAGCAGTGACTTATGTATCGCCCATGCGACGTGGGGCCGAGCACCAGGTGTTCCAGGCGCTCGCCGACCCGAGCCGCCGGGCGATCTACGAGGCGCTCGCCCGCGGCGAGGCGGCGGTCCAGGACATCACCGTGCGCTTCGCGCTCTCGCAGCCCGCGGTCTCCCAGCATCTCGCCACGTTGAAGGCGGCCGGCTTGGTGAGCGGCCGGCGCGAGGGGCGCCACGTCTACTACCGGGTCGAGCCGCGCGGGCTCGAGCCGCTCGTCGACTGGATCGCGTACTACCGCGCGTTCTGGACGGAGCACGTCGACCGCCTCGAACACCTCCTGGAGCGGATGGACGGATGACGACGACCACCGACATGACCACCCCCGACATCTC
The sequence above is a segment of the Gemmatimonadetes bacterium T265 genome. Coding sequences within it:
- a CDS encoding transcriptional regulator — protein: MTYVSPMRRGAEHQVFQALADPSRRAIYEALARGEAAVQDITVRFALSQPAVSQHLATLKAAGLVSGRREGRHVYYRVEPRGLEPLVDWIAYYRAFWTEHVDRLEHLLERMDG